A part of Sugiyamaella lignohabitans strain CBS 10342 chromosome D, complete sequence genomic DNA contains:
- the GPI17 gene encoding Gpi17p (Transmembrane protein; subunit of the glycosylphosphatidylinositol transamidase complex that adds GPIs to newly synthesized proteins; human PIG-S homolog; GO_component: GO:0042765 - GPI-anchor transamidase complex [Evidence IEA]; GO_component: GO:0042765 - GPI-anchor transamidase complex [Evidence IDA] [PMID 15939668]; GO_component: GO:0005783 - endoplasmic reticulum [Evidence IEA]; GO_component: GO:0005783 - endoplasmic reticulum [Evidence IDA] [PMID 15075373]; GO_component: GO:0005789 - endoplasmic reticulum membrane [Evidence IEA]; GO_component: GO:0016021 - integral component of membrane [Evidence IEA]; GO_component: GO:0016021 - integral component of membrane [Evidence IDA] [PMID 15939668]; GO_component: GO:0016020 - membrane [Evidence IEA]; GO_function: GO:0003923 - GPI-anchor transamidase activity [Evidence IMP,ISS] [PMID 11483512]; GO_process: GO:0006506 - GPI anchor biosynthetic process [Evidence IEA,IEA]; GO_process: GO:0016255 - attachment of GPI anchor to protein [Evidence IEA]; GO_process: GO:0016255 - attachment of GPI anchor to protein [Evidence IMP,ISS] [PMID 11483512]) has protein sequence MASEEAIGNIRRRRWIVLSYLLLGGLIGLPIWIWTTSIWRAPLSYEEMDMYDHNIQDLINVKIPVYLNVGTEFPDLVKSTQLVVNRKLEDRGIKQWNLEILSGRGDANSYNVAFRLGEDDEYIISEVSRDVLITYSIDSVSLGVVPELVSIILVDHLFADELSLLEDAIGQKKQGLDNSDSSDKIVSYSPNYHLTFSLFYGGGDKISWDISQALDEHFAHLKESYARISNLTIDTQVQYYSDLGCNIHHDEENNQWLLDHNDLSTFVNFAEWSLTSIHSYPTLHFILYIPSPKQSPMIIVDSNTNSFSIPQWGGVQIWNKPEASKSHLTVSDLLPILETFSSQFLGLVGAPVHPKSPVIRLDFLSRLSTIRALISASHTLGSLHRLSQSLPDIAIPQPVLYAVKSALLAIQGSLYSLSTGQFTQAIKLAGDALRQSENAFFEKEMVQQAFFPEEHKVAIYLPLLGPIGIVLLMGTLRCFKEFKTHGW, from the coding sequence ATGGCTAGTGAAGAGGCTATAGGTAATATTCGGCGGCGAAGATGGATCGTGCTTAGCTACCTCTTGCTGGGGGGTCTTATAGGACTACCAATATGGATATGGACCACTTCCATTTGGAGAGCACCATTGAGTTATGAGGAGATGGATATGTATGATCATAATATTCAAGATCTGATAAATGTCAAGATTCCTGTATATTTGAATGTTGGCACCGAGTTCCCTGATCTCGTAAAATCCACTCAGTTAGTGGTGAATAGAAAACTTGAAGATAGGGGAATCAAACAGTGGAATCTTGAGATTCTTTCTGGTCGTGGTGATGCTAATAGCTATAATGTTGCATTCAGACTTGGAGAGGACGACGAATATATCATTTCTGAGGTGTCTCGTGATGTTCTTATAACTTATTCGATTGACTCGGTATCACTAGGTGTAGTTCCTGAACTAGTATCGATTATTCTCGTTGACCACTTGTTTGCTGACGAGTTGAGTTTATTAGAAGATGCAATTGGCCAGAAAAAACAAGGACTCGACAATTCTGACTCGTCCGACAAGATTGTATCATATTCGCCGAACTACCATCTCACATTCTCATTATTCTATGGAGGTGGAGACAAAATATCTTGGGATATCAGTCAAGCTTTGGACGAGCATTTTGCACACCTGAAAGAAAGCTATGCTCGTATATCTAATTTGACTATTGACACTCAAGTACAGTATTACTCTGACTTGGGTTGTAATATTCATCATGACGAGGAAAACAACCAGTGGCTTCTTGATCATAATGATCTGTCGACCTTTGTCAATTTCGCAGAATGGAGTTTGACAAGTATCCACTCTTACCCTACATTacattttattttgtacATTCCGTCTCCCAAACAGAGCCCTATGATCATTGTCGATTCAAATACAAACTCCTTCTCCATTCCACAATGGGGAGGTGTACAGATATGGAACAAGCCAGAGGCATCCAAGTCTCACCTTACAGTATCTGATTTATTGCCTATTTTAGAGACTTTCTCGTCCCAGTTTCTTGGTCTGGTTGGAGCACCAGTCCATCCGAAATCTCCTGTTATCCGCTTGGATTTCCTATCCCGTCTCTCGACCATCAGAGCTCTCATTTCTGCATCGCACACTCTGGGTTCCCTACATAGATTGAGTCAGTCGCTACCAGACATTGCAATTCCCCAACCAGTACTGTACGCAGTCAAAAGTGCCTTATTAGCTATCCAAGGCTCATTATACTCACTGTCTACCGGCCAATTTACACAAGCTATCAAGCTAGCTGGAGACGCTCTTCGCCAGTCTGAAAATGCCTTTTTCGAGAAGGAGATGGTGCAACAAGCCTTTTTCCCTGAAGAGCACAAAGTTGCTATCTACCTTCCTCTACTTGGTCCTATTGGAATTGTTCTTCTCATGGGAACACTCCGCTGTTTCAAGGAGTTCAAAACTCACGGTTGGTAG
- the TMA64 gene encoding Tma64p (hypothetical protein that associates with ribosomes; has a putative RNA binding domain; in mammals the corresponding protein, eIF2D, has been shown to possess translation initiation factor activity; GO_component: GO:0005840 - ribosome [Evidence IDA] [PMID 16702403]; GO_function: GO:0003723 - RNA binding [Evidence IEA]; GO_function: GO:0003723 - RNA binding [Evidence ISS] [PMID 10093218]; GO_function: GO:0003743 - translation initiation factor activity [Evidence IEA]; GO_process: GO:0008150 - biological_process [Evidence ND]; GO_process: GO:0006413 - translational initiation [Evidence IEA]) encodes MQVHSGEKAVLYTDNDGQPVWIALEDGYLIPTLYTAWNAPFLMQRVCTVKYTLERLQSGADLMIPGIFDPLPENVPPGTVVSISLIDSPNIAVAVGIALVDCSRGKLDTNQKGKAVQLINVIDDKLFQLYRKKVPVPIELDVSVPLLETQDTPGDAENDPVTDKSKISAEGQDSIVNHTAESNVIENVNNGSSKETSQVEEITDTTENINLGENQPETETDGPENDTNSPSTAEIDDAFRRALLQTLRKAVDSPIEVPIPSSTFLSNYVLLNLPYNHPSVQMKKTSWKKASKFFKVMEKQSLLKGKERGGEFVITSLAGKNNTEVSSFTLFKPRPFEQHKPAASGSGTTSSNKKTYLSAKEYFKPRSMTAPIFEFSKLDPSKYYTADTIRQTLNNYITGNSLSDPKNPKNVKLDRPLTKALGLSPTIESIGRDKISSLLQSNCSQFHHITSQNDEDLNRQTATTLAKGPIPRITITTEKRAGRKVVTNVTNIEPFHLDPIAFAEELRVACAGSTSVNAIKEGSDLQQVMIQGHHVAAITKTLELKGIRPAWIDVVDKARR; translated from the coding sequence ATGCAAGTCCATTCTGGAGAAAAGGCTGTCCTATATACAGATAATGACGGTCAACCAGTATGGATAGCACTGGAAGATGGTTATTTGATCCCTACTTTATACACAGCGTGGAATGCTCCATTCCTCATGCAACGGGTGTGCACTGTCAAATATACTCTCGAGAGGCTACAAAGTGGAGCTGATTTAATGATCCCTGGCATTTTTGACCCATTACCAGAAAATGTGCCTCCAGGAACTGTAGTTTCTATATCTCTTATCGACAGTCCCAACatagcagtggcagtagGTATTGCTCTGGTTGACTGCTCGAGGGGAAAGCTCGACACTAATCAGAAGGGAAAAGCTGTCCAGTTGATTAATGTCATTGATGACAAGCTGTTTCAACTATATAGGAAAAAGGTGCCCGTTCCTATAGAATTGGATGTCTCAGTTCCATTATTGGAGACACAGGATACGCCGGGAGATGCTGAAAACGATCCAGTCACtgacaaatcaaaaatctCAGCCGAAGGTCAAGACTCAATTGTCAATCACACAGCCGAATCTAACGTGATTGAAAATGTCAATAATGGCTCTTCAAAAGAGACTAGTCAAGTAGAAGAAATCACTGACACCACTGAGAACATAAATCTCGGTGAAAATCAGCCTGAGACTGAGACGGACGGGCCAGAGAACGACACTAATTCTCCTTCGACCGCAGAGATAGACGATGCATTTAGAAGAGCCTTACTCCAGACTCTGCGAAAGGCAGTTGATTCGCCTATAGAAGTGCCTATtccatcatcaacatttTTGTCAAATTACGTTTTGCTAAATCTTCCATACAACCATCCTAGCGTtcaaatgaagaagacctCGTGGAAAAAAGCCTCTAAATTTTTCAAGGTCATGGAGAAACAGTCACTCCTTAAAGGCAAAGAACGCGGTGGTGAGTTTGTGATCACATCTCTTGCTGGCAAGAACAATACCGAGGTCAGTAGCTTCACTCTCTTCAAACCTCGTCCATTTGAGCAACACAAACCCGCcgcttctggctctggaaCTACGTCATCCAACAAAAAGACATACTTATCCGCCAAAGAATATTTCAAACCTAGATCTATGACGGCTCCTATTTTTGAGTTCTCGAAACTCGATCCGTCGAAATACTATACAGCTGATACAATTAGACAAACTCTCAACAACTACATTACTGGTAACTCACTTTCAGACCCCAAGAATCCTAAGAATGTGAAACTTGATCGACCACTCACGAAAGCACTTGGTCTCAGTCCCACAATTGAGAGTATAGGTCGCGATAAGATCTCGTCCTTACTACAATCGAACTGTTCACAATTCCACCATATCACTTCACAAAATGACGAGGACCTGAATCGCCAGACTGCAACTACGCTTGCTAAAGGACCTATACCCAGgatcaccatcaccactgAAAAACGGGCCGGTCGCAAGGTAGTCACCAACGTGACCAACATAGAGCCATTTCACCTGGACCCTATTGCGTTCGCTGAAGAGTTGCGTGTCGCTTGTGCCGGCTCGACTTCGGTAAACGCCATCAAAGAAGGCTCAGATCTCCAGCAAGTCATGATCCAGGGCCACCACGTGGCTGCGATCACGAAGACCCTTGAATTAAAGGGTATACGCCCTGCTTGGATCGATGTCGTTGATAAAGCCAGACGGTGA
- the MRPL1 gene encoding mitochondrial 54S ribosomal protein MRPL1 (Mitochondrial ribosomal protein of the large subunit; GO_component: GO:0015934 - large ribosomal subunit [Evidence IEA]; GO_component: GO:0005762 - mitochondrial large ribosomal subunit [Evidence IPI] [PMID 12392552]; GO_component: GO:0005739 - mitochondrion [Evidence IEA,IEA,IEA]; GO_component: GO:0005739 - mitochondrion [Evidence IDA] [PMID 16823961]; GO_component: GO:0030529 - ribonucleoprotein complex [Evidence IEA]; GO_component: GO:0005840 - ribosome [Evidence IEA]; GO_function: GO:0003723 - RNA binding [Evidence IEA]; GO_function: GO:0003735 - structural constituent of ribosome [Evidence IEA]; GO_function: GO:0003735 - structural constituent of ribosome [Evidence IPI] [PMID 12392552]; GO_process: GO:0032543 - mitochondrial translation [Evidence IC] [PMID 12392552]; GO_process: GO:0006412 - translation [Evidence IEA]), with protein sequence MSLARSLLLRSGNAATTTAGLISVSSRPLLQLINPPQPRYGSKKKRDEKKAAKSDGAPSKADAKQLAHQREKVLLRLRQKREETKKATKLRVEAKNASKSSNFMDIETALRYLRAAEVGRSAHATTISLTMRIVAEKGAVPVNTKCRLPKPLDEERIAVFTNSSELAAEARRAGAVLVGGDDIIDQVKQGIINFDKAYATPDIVSRLNQVARILGPKGLMPNAKRGTVTHDIYNALVQASGEMTFKQEGTMLSLPVGRASFTDLEIVSNIVTVTDAIRKFMTDSSAHNKKAYIGKTVITSTTGPSIVVEV encoded by the coding sequence ATGTCACTGGCGAGGTCATTGTTACTACGCAGTGGCAAtgctgccaccaccacagCTGGTCTGATTAGCGTGTCCTCAAGACCATTGCTACAATTGATCAATCCTCCTCAACCTAGATACGGATCTAAAAAGAAGCGAGACGAAAAGAAGGCTGCTAAGTCCGATGGAGCTCCATCGAAAGCAGATGCGAAACAGTTAGCTCATCAGAGAGAAAAGGTATTACTGCGATTACGCCAGAAGCGTGAAGAGACTAAGAAAGCCACCAAACTACGAGTCGAGGCCAAAAATGCATCCAAGTCATCAAACTTCATGGATATCGAGACTGCGTTACGATATTTAAGAGCCGCCGAAGTCGGTAGGTCTGCACATGCTACTACAATTTCGCTGACAATGAGAATTGTTGCTGAGAAAGGTGCAGTTCCTGTGAACACCAAGTGTCGTCTACCCAAGCCTCTAGACGAGGAACGTATTGCTGTTTTCACAAACAGTAGTGAGTTAGCAGCCGAGGCTAGAAGAGCAGGTGCTGTTCTTGTAGGAGGAGACGATATTATCGATCAGGTTAAACAGGGAATCATCAACTTCGACAAAGCATATGCCACACCAGATATTGTGTCGAGACTGAATCAAGTTGCCCGTATCCTCGGTCCAAAGGGTTTGATGCCCAATGCCAAGAGAGGTACTGTCACTCACGACATTTATAATGCATTGGTGCAAGCCAGCGGTGAAATGACGTTCAAACAAGAAGGAACCATGCTTTCGCTACCAGTTGGCCGAGCCAGTTTCACAGATCTGGAAATCGTCAGCAACATCGTCACTGTCACCGATGCCATCCGCAAGTTTATGACCGATTCCAGTGCCCACAACAAAAAGGCGTACATTGGCAAGACCGTCATCACGTCCACTACCGGCCCATCCATTGTAGTCGAGGTATAA
- the PGM2 gene encoding phosphoglucomutase PGM2 (Phosphoglucomutase; catalyzes the conversion from glucose-1-phosphate to glucose-6-phosphate, which is a key step in hexose metabolism; functions as the acceptor for a Glc-phosphotransferase; protein abundance increases in response to DNA replication stress; PGM2 has a paralog, PGM1, that arose from the whole genome duplication; GO_component: GO:0005737 - cytoplasm [Evidence IEA,IEA]; GO_component: GO:0005737 - cytoplasm [Evidence IDA] [PMID 8385141]; GO_component: GO:0005829 - cytosol [Evidence IBA]; GO_function: GO:0016868 - intramolecular transferase activity, phosphotransferases [Evidence IEA]; GO_function: GO:0016853 - isomerase activity [Evidence IEA]; GO_function: GO:0000287 - magnesium ion binding [Evidence IEA]; GO_function: GO:0046872 - metal ion binding [Evidence IEA]; GO_function: GO:0004614 - phosphoglucomutase activity [Evidence IEA]; GO_function: GO:0004614 - phosphoglucomutase activity [Evidence IMP] [PMID 13887540]; GO_function: GO:0004614 - phosphoglucomutase activity [Evidence IMP] [PMID 2138705]; GO_function: GO:0004614 - phosphoglucomutase activity [Evidence IGI,IMP,ISS] [PMID 8119301]; GO_process: GO:0006011 - UDP-glucose metabolic process [Evidence IGI] [PMID 9252577]; GO_process: GO:0005975 - carbohydrate metabolic process [Evidence IEA,IEA]; GO_process: GO:0006874 - cellular calcium ion homeostasis [Evidence IMP] [PMID 10681519]; GO_process: GO:0006874 - cellular calcium ion homeostasis [Evidence IGI,IMP] [PMID 15252028]; GO_process: GO:0030003 - cellular cation homeostasis [Evidence IMP] [PMID 15164360]; GO_process: GO:0019388 - galactose catabolic process [Evidence IMP] [PMID 13887540]; GO_process: GO:0019388 - galactose catabolic process [Evidence IMP] [PMID 14264884]; GO_process: GO:0019388 - galactose catabolic process [Evidence IGI,IMP] [PMID 8119301]; GO_process: GO:0019255 - glucose 1-phosphate metabolic process [Evidence IMP] [PMID 10681519]; GO_process: GO:0019255 - glucose 1-phosphate metabolic process [Evidence IGI,IMP,ISS] [PMID 8119301]; GO_process: GO:0051156 - glucose 6-phosphate metabolic process [Evidence ISS] [PMID 8119301]; GO_process: GO:0006006 - glucose metabolic process [Evidence IEA]; GO_process: GO:0005978 - glycogen biosynthetic process [Evidence IGI] [PMID 9252577]; GO_process: GO:0005992 - trehalose biosynthetic process [Evidence IGI] [PMID 9252577]) has translation MTVVSTKAFEGQKPGTSGLRKKVTVFQQPHYTENFVQAILSSIPEGSEGATLVVGGDGRFYNKEVIQIISEISAANGVKKLIIGQNGLLSTPAASHVIRKRKATGGIILTASHNPGGPTNDFGIKYNLANGGPAPESVTDKIYEVTKTISEYKTLKGADFPQVNLSKIGAATYGPLEVEIIDTVEDYLLLVKEIFDFDLIKSFLKSNPDFTILFDALNGITGPYGKAIFIDELGLAASSVQNAVPKTDFGGLHPDPNLTYAHTLVERVDKEKTPFGAASDGDGDRNMIYGANSFVSPGDSVAIIAHHADKIPYFRNGGVNGLARSMPTSGAIDLVAKAKGLKCYEVPTGWKFFTALFDSKQLSICGEESFGTGSDHIREKDGLWAIVAWLNIIAGVAKEDPSKASIAAIQHDFWNTYGRTFFTRYDYENVSSEGAAKVVANLKSQIESPSFVGSKVDNLEVTEAGDFSYTDLDGSVSKNQGLYVKFKGGSRIVVRLSGTGSSGATIRLYIERHESDKSLFSQDAQDYLKETISSAVNFLKLKEFVNREEPDVRT, from the coding sequence ATGACTGTGGTATCGACCAAAGCGTTTGAGGGCCAGAAGCCCGGTACTTCTGGTCTTCGTAAGAAGGTCACTGTGTTCCAGCAACCTCATTATACTGAGAACTTTGTTCAGGCTATTCTTTCGTCGATTCCTGAGGGTAGTGAGGGTGCTACTCTTGTGGTTGGTGGAGATGGCCGTTTCTACAATAAGGAAGTGATTCAGATCATTAGTGAGATCAGTGCTGCCAATGGCGTCAAGAAACTCATTATTGGCCAGAACGGACTTCTTAGtactcctgctgcttcacATGTCATTCGAAAGAGAAAGGCTACTGGTGGTATTATTTTGACCGCTTCACACAACCCTGGTGGTCCCACTAATGATTTCGGTATCAAGTATAATCTTGCTAATGGTGGCCCTGCTCCTGAATCAGTCACTGACAAAATCTACGAGGTTACCAAAACCATTTCTGAATACAAGACTTTAAAGGGTGCAGACTTCCCTCAAGTCAATCTGTCTAAAATCGGAGCCGCTACTTATGGTCCTTTAGAGGTCGAGATTATTGATACTGTTGAGGACTACTTGCTTCTTGTCAAGGAGATCTTTGATTTCGATCTTATTAAGTCGTTCTTGAAATCCAATCCTGATTTCACTATTCTATTTGATGCTCTTAACGGTATCACTGGTCCTTATGGTAAAGCCATTTTCATTGACGAATTGGGCTTGGCTGCTAGCTCTGTTCAAAATGCTGTTCCAAAGACTGATTTCGGTGGTCTTCATCCTGATCCAAATCTTACCTATGCTCATACTTTGGTTGAGCGTGTGGACAAGGAAAAAACTCCCTTTGGTGCTGCCAGTGATGGTGACGGTGATAGAAATATGATCTATGGAGCCAACTCGTTTGTTTCTCCTGGTGACTCGGTTGCTATTATTGCCCACCATGCTGACAAGATCCCTTACTTCCGCAATGGCGGTGTCAATGGACTTGCTAGAAGTATGCCCACTTCGGGTGCTATTGATCTCGTTGCTAAGGCCAAGGGTCTCAAGTGTTACGAGGTTCCTACTGGATGGAAGTTTTTCACTGCTCTGTTTGATTCTAAGCAATTATCCATCTGTGGTGAAGAGTCTTTCGGCACTGGATCCGATCATATCAGAGAAAAGGATGGTCTGTGGGCTATTGTTGCTTGGTTGAATATCATTGCCGGTGTTGCCAAGGAAGATCCCTCTAAGGCCAGCATTGCTGCTATTCAGCACGATTTCTGGAACACTTATGGCCGTACTTTCTTCACTCGTTATGATTATGAGAACGTCTCCTCTGAAGGTGCTGCCAAGGTTGTTGCTAACTTGAAGTCTCAAATTGAATCTCCTTCGTTTGTCGGTTCTAAGGTCGACAATTTAGAAGTCACTGAGGCTGGTGACTTCTCGTACACCGACCTTGATGGTTCCGTTTCCAAGAACCAGGGTCTGTACGTCAAGTTCAAGGGTGGTTCCCGTATTGTCGTTAGACTTTCCGGAACTGGCTCGTCTGGTGCCACTATCCGTCTTTACATTGAACGTCACGAGAGCGACAAGTCTCTGTTCTCCCAGGACGCCCAAGATTATCTCAAGGAAACCAtctcttctgctgtcaaTTTCCTCAAGCTGAAGGAGTTTGTTAACCGTGAAGAGCCCGATGTCCGCACTTAA